In Modestobacter versicolor, a single genomic region encodes these proteins:
- the lnt gene encoding apolipoprotein N-acyltransferase — MPAVVATGTVAADAGAAPPPQTPRRRRPWRTALAALGGAALVLSFPGYDLPWLAVLGPAALALAVRGQRVRSGAWLGLVLGLVFMVPLLSWTGIYVGPLPWLALAVTEALYFAVLGAAAAATSRLPGWPVWAAALWVADEALRGRWPLGGFPWGRLGFSQVDGPFTALAAYGGVPLVSFAVALTGALLAAAVLVVARVLRSPDRATGRRAAVLAVVGALAVPLVGAVAWLPLAGPSLTEGGPTRTVAVIQGNVPRAGLDFNAQRRAVLDNHATQTEELAAAVARGEAAQPDLVVWPENSSDIDPYANADAARVISRAAEAIGAPILVGAVVDGPGRFISNTGIVWDPVTGPGETYVKRHPVPLAEYVPARSFFRFFSPLVDRVTDFAHGTQDGNLTIAGANVGDVICFEVAYDGLVGDVVDGGAGMVVVQTNNATFGFTDESAQQLAMSRLRAVEFGRTVVVAATSGISAIVAPDGSLVHRSELFTPDTFVEPIAQRDSRTIAERLDATPEWVLTALALGAVLAVAVPGLTRRRAARRSAR, encoded by the coding sequence GTGCCGGCAGTGGTGGCGACCGGCACGGTGGCGGCGGACGCCGGAGCGGCCCCGCCTCCGCAGACCCCGCGCCGGCGGCGGCCCTGGCGCACCGCGCTGGCCGCCCTCGGTGGCGCCGCCCTGGTGCTCTCCTTCCCCGGCTACGACCTGCCCTGGCTCGCCGTCCTCGGCCCGGCCGCCCTCGCGCTGGCCGTCCGCGGCCAGCGGGTGCGCAGCGGCGCCTGGCTCGGCCTGGTGCTGGGGCTGGTCTTCATGGTCCCGCTGCTGTCCTGGACCGGCATCTACGTCGGCCCGCTGCCGTGGCTGGCCCTGGCGGTCACCGAGGCGCTGTACTTCGCCGTGCTCGGCGCCGCCGCGGCCGCCACCTCCCGGCTGCCCGGCTGGCCGGTCTGGGCCGCCGCCCTGTGGGTGGCCGACGAGGCGCTGCGCGGTCGCTGGCCGCTGGGCGGGTTCCCGTGGGGCCGGCTGGGCTTCAGCCAGGTGGACGGTCCGTTCACCGCGCTCGCGGCCTACGGCGGCGTGCCGCTGGTCAGCTTCGCCGTGGCGCTCACCGGCGCCCTCCTGGCCGCCGCCGTCCTCGTGGTCGCCCGGGTGCTGCGCAGCCCCGACCGGGCGACCGGGCGGCGGGCGGCCGTGCTGGCCGTCGTCGGGGCGCTCGCCGTCCCGCTGGTCGGTGCCGTGGCCTGGCTGCCGCTGGCCGGCCCCTCGCTCACCGAGGGCGGGCCCACCCGCACGGTGGCGGTGATCCAGGGCAACGTGCCGCGCGCCGGGCTGGACTTCAACGCCCAGCGCCGGGCCGTGCTGGACAACCACGCCACCCAGACCGAGGAGCTCGCCGCCGCGGTGGCCCGCGGTGAGGCGGCCCAGCCCGACCTGGTCGTCTGGCCGGAGAACAGCTCCGACATCGACCCCTACGCCAACGCCGACGCCGCGCGGGTCATCTCCCGGGCCGCCGAGGCCATCGGTGCGCCGATCCTGGTGGGCGCGGTGGTCGACGGCCCGGGGCGGTTCATCTCCAACACCGGCATCGTCTGGGACCCGGTCACCGGGCCGGGGGAGACCTACGTCAAGCGGCACCCGGTGCCGCTGGCCGAGTACGTGCCCGCCCGGTCGTTCTTCCGCTTCTTCAGCCCGCTGGTCGACCGGGTCACCGACTTCGCGCACGGCACCCAGGACGGCAACCTCACCATCGCCGGGGCGAACGTCGGCGACGTCATCTGCTTCGAGGTCGCCTACGACGGGCTGGTGGGCGACGTCGTCGACGGCGGCGCCGGGATGGTCGTCGTCCAGACCAACAACGCCACGTTCGGCTTCACCGACGAGAGCGCCCAGCAGCTGGCGATGAGCCGGCTGCGCGCGGTCGAGTTCGGCCGCACCGTGGTGGTGGCGGCCACCAGCGGCATCAGCGCGATCGTCGCCCCCGACGGCTCGCTGGTGCACCGCTCGGAGCTGTTCACCCCCGACACCTTCGTCGAGCCGATCGCCCAGCGGGACTCCCGCACGATCGCCGAGCGGCTCGACGCCACCCCGGAGTGGGTGCTGACCGCGCTGGCCCTGGGCGCCGTCCTCGCCGTCGCCGTCCCGGGTCTCACCCGCCGGCGGGCGGCCCGCCGGTCCGCCCGGTGA
- a CDS encoding glycosyltransferase, producing MTGRAQPLGPVLVVVPTYDEVANLGPVLDRLHAAVPTAHALVVDDNSPDGTGALADARAAADERVHVLHRTAKAGLGPAYVAGFTWAAEHGYAVVVEMDADGSHPPERLPALLAALEDADLVLGSRYVPGGEVVDWPPHRLALSRAGNLYTRWALRLPLADATGGFRAARMELVASLPFDEVASQGYCFQVDWAWRAVRSGARVVEVPIAFSERTAGRSKMSGSIVGEALARVTWWGVLDRLADRLPGRVTRPVPGRARGGWRTKVLR from the coding sequence GTGACCGGCCGGGCACAGCCGCTGGGCCCGGTCCTCGTCGTCGTCCCGACGTACGACGAGGTGGCGAACCTGGGCCCGGTGCTCGACCGGCTGCACGCCGCGGTGCCCACGGCGCACGCGCTCGTGGTCGACGACAACTCCCCGGACGGCACCGGCGCCCTCGCCGACGCCCGGGCGGCCGCCGACGAGCGGGTGCACGTGCTGCACCGCACCGCCAAGGCCGGGCTGGGCCCGGCCTACGTGGCCGGCTTCACCTGGGCCGCCGAGCACGGCTACGCGGTCGTCGTGGAGATGGACGCCGACGGCTCGCACCCACCGGAGCGGCTGCCGGCGCTGCTGGCCGCGCTCGAGGACGCCGACCTGGTGCTCGGCTCGCGCTACGTGCCCGGCGGCGAGGTCGTCGACTGGCCGCCGCACCGGCTGGCACTGTCCCGGGCCGGGAACCTCTACACCCGCTGGGCGCTACGGCTCCCGCTGGCCGACGCCACCGGCGGCTTCCGGGCGGCGCGGATGGAGCTGGTGGCGTCGCTGCCCTTCGACGAGGTGGCCAGCCAGGGCTACTGCTTCCAGGTCGACTGGGCCTGGCGCGCGGTCCGGTCGGGGGCCCGGGTGGTCGAGGTGCCGATCGCCTTCAGCGAACGCACAGCCGGGCGGAGCAAGATGAGCGGCTCGATCGTTGGAGAGGCACTGGCACGGGTGACCTGGTGGGGAGTCCTGGACCGGCTGGCCGATCGGCTGCCCGGACGGGTGACCCGTCCCGTGCCGGGACGTGCCCGAGGTGGGTGGCGGACGAAGGTGCTCCGGTAG
- a CDS encoding FxsA family protein, translating to MATGYSAQRTSRRPSSRLRTAIGLGALAEVVVYVLVASWIGVGLTVLATLATSALGWVLLARQGTKALGELRQRAEEHRAPGRALGDAGLIALGGLLMVLPGFIGDLLGLLCLLPFTRALPRALFARALANRLPDAMRGPVRVRSVRTETVSGPQEPFRAGPATRVIEGEVAP from the coding sequence ATGGCCACCGGCTACTCGGCGCAACGGACGTCACGCCGCCCGTCGTCGCGACTGCGGACGGCGATCGGGCTGGGAGCCCTGGCCGAGGTCGTGGTCTACGTCCTCGTCGCCTCCTGGATCGGCGTGGGCCTGACCGTGCTCGCCACGCTGGCCACCAGCGCCCTGGGCTGGGTGCTGCTGGCCCGGCAGGGCACCAAGGCCCTGGGCGAGCTGCGCCAGCGGGCGGAGGAGCACCGCGCCCCCGGGCGCGCCCTGGGCGACGCCGGGCTGATCGCGCTCGGCGGGCTGCTGATGGTGCTGCCCGGCTTCATCGGCGACCTGCTGGGCCTGCTGTGCCTGCTGCCGTTCACCCGCGCGCTGCCCCGGGCGCTGTTCGCCCGGGCCCTGGCCAACCGGCTGCCCGACGCGATGCGCGGCCCGGTGCGGGTGCGCTCGGTGCGCACGGAGACCGTCAGCGGTCCCCAGGAGCCGTTCCGCGCCGGCCCGGCCACCCGGGTCATCGAGGGCGAGGTCGCCCCGTAG
- a CDS encoding RNA polymerase-binding protein RbpA, producing the protein MGERSLRGSRLGSVSYETERNTAPIERQYAEYRCPQGHLVTVPFADDAELPDTWECKYDGSAAKLVGGAEPAPKKVKPPRTHWDMLLERRSVDDLEEVLAERLEVLRGRRTRAS; encoded by the coding sequence ATGGGCGAGCGATCCCTGCGCGGAAGCCGACTGGGCAGCGTGAGCTATGAGACCGAGCGCAACACCGCGCCCATCGAGCGGCAGTACGCCGAGTACCGGTGCCCTCAGGGCCACCTCGTCACGGTGCCCTTCGCCGACGACGCGGAGCTCCCCGACACGTGGGAGTGCAAGTACGACGGTTCGGCCGCCAAGCTCGTCGGTGGCGCCGAGCCGGCCCCCAAGAAGGTGAAGCCGCCGCGCACGCACTGGGACATGCTCCTGGAGCGCCGTTCGGTGGACGACCTCGAGGAGGTCCTGGCCGAGCGCCTCGAGGTGCTCCGCGGGCGGCGCACGCGCGCCAGCTGA
- a CDS encoding thymidine kinase — protein MTPSPLTAPDSVPASGDRRRHPAPAHLVFFHGPMDCGKSTLALQVDHNQSRQGRHGVLLTQGDRSGSPQISSRVGLRRAAVELDAGTDVRLLVRDRWAAGHRVDYLIVDEAQFLTGAQVEQLAELVDEFHVDVYAFGLTTDFRTRLFPGTQRLFELADDVQRVQVEVLCWCGLRGLLNARVVGGEMVREGATVVVADTAPAPEAAAAADGEGADAVRYQVLCRRHYSRGQLGPMPTGPGQLALR, from the coding sequence GTGACCCCCTCCCCCCTGACCGCGCCCGACTCCGTCCCGGCGTCGGGCGACCGCCGCCGGCACCCCGCGCCGGCGCACCTGGTGTTCTTCCACGGCCCGATGGACTGCGGGAAGTCCACCCTCGCGCTGCAGGTCGACCACAACCAGAGCCGGCAGGGCCGGCACGGTGTGCTGCTGACCCAGGGCGACCGCTCCGGCAGCCCGCAGATCAGCTCCCGGGTGGGGCTGCGCCGCGCGGCGGTCGAGCTGGACGCCGGCACCGACGTGCGGCTGCTGGTCCGCGACCGCTGGGCCGCTGGGCACCGGGTCGACTACCTGATCGTGGACGAGGCGCAGTTCCTCACCGGCGCGCAGGTCGAGCAGCTGGCCGAGCTGGTCGACGAGTTCCACGTCGACGTCTACGCCTTCGGCCTCACCACCGACTTCCGCACCCGGCTCTTCCCCGGCACCCAGCGGCTGTTCGAGCTCGCCGACGACGTCCAGCGGGTCCAGGTCGAGGTGCTGTGCTGGTGCGGCCTGCGCGGGCTGCTCAACGCCCGCGTCGTCGGGGGCGAGATGGTGCGCGAGGGCGCCACGGTGGTGGTCGCCGACACCGCCCCGGCGCCCGAGGCCGCCGCGGCGGCCGACGGCGAGGGTGCTGACGCCGTCCGGTACCAGGTGCTGTGCCGCCGTCACTACAGCCGCGGGCAGCTCGGCCCGATGCCGACCGGGCCGGGTCAGCTCGCCCTGCGCTGA
- a CDS encoding MFS transporter: MTDHAAPAGATSPTSPPAAADPALRRERLGWYSYDWAMSAFNTTVISVFLAPYLTSVAEAAADADGRIHPLGISIPPGSLFGYVVSLSVVLQVIVLPVAGAVADSSGRKRQLLAAFTLVGSLCTMALFFLAGDGYLLGSGLFIVANIAFGAATVVYYSWLPDLAGPDERDAVSSRGWALGYLGGALLLAANLVLYTQYEQLGVTESEAVRICLSSAGVWWAAFAVVSIALLRNRRPGDGVVVPTTGQALRTSTRQLRATLRDMRQYRLTLWFLGAYLLFNDGVQTVITVSAQFGSEELDLSQTTLVSAILLVQVVAFVGARAMGRVAESAGAKRTVLGSLVVWVGVLVAACFLTAGAAVQFYLLAVVIGFVLGGTQALSRSLFSQLIPAGKEAEYFGFYTISDRGTSWLGTFLFALTFQLTDSYRYAIISLVVFFVVGGVLLAKLDLRQAIVEAGNTPPERL; the protein is encoded by the coding sequence GTGACCGACCACGCTGCCCCCGCCGGGGCGACGTCCCCGACGTCCCCGCCGGCCGCCGCCGACCCGGCACTGCGCCGGGAACGGCTCGGCTGGTACTCCTACGACTGGGCGATGTCGGCCTTCAACACCACGGTCATCAGCGTCTTCCTGGCGCCGTACCTGACCTCGGTGGCCGAGGCGGCCGCCGACGCCGACGGCCGGATCCACCCGCTGGGCATCAGCATCCCGCCGGGCAGCCTGTTCGGGTACGTCGTGTCGCTGTCGGTGGTGCTGCAGGTGATCGTGCTGCCGGTCGCCGGCGCGGTCGCCGACAGCTCGGGGCGCAAGCGGCAGCTGCTGGCCGCCTTCACCCTCGTCGGGTCGCTGTGCACCATGGCGCTGTTCTTCCTGGCCGGCGACGGCTACCTGCTGGGCTCCGGGTTGTTCATCGTGGCCAACATCGCCTTCGGCGCGGCCACCGTCGTCTACTACTCCTGGCTGCCCGACCTGGCCGGCCCCGACGAGCGGGATGCGGTCTCCAGCCGGGGCTGGGCGCTGGGCTACCTCGGTGGCGCGCTGCTGCTGGCGGCCAACCTGGTGCTCTACACCCAGTACGAGCAGCTGGGGGTCACCGAGTCCGAGGCGGTGCGCATCTGCCTGTCCTCGGCCGGGGTGTGGTGGGCGGCGTTCGCCGTGGTCAGCATCGCGCTGCTGCGCAACCGCCGGCCGGGCGACGGCGTCGTCGTGCCCACCACCGGGCAGGCGCTGCGCACCTCGACCCGCCAGCTGCGCGCCACCCTGCGCGACATGCGCCAGTACCGGCTGACGCTGTGGTTCCTCGGCGCCTACCTGCTGTTCAACGACGGCGTCCAGACGGTGATCACCGTGTCGGCGCAGTTCGGCTCCGAGGAGCTGGACCTGTCCCAGACCACCCTGGTGTCGGCCATCCTGCTGGTCCAGGTGGTCGCCTTCGTCGGTGCCCGGGCGATGGGCCGGGTCGCCGAGTCCGCCGGCGCCAAGCGCACCGTGCTCGGCTCGCTGGTGGTCTGGGTCGGCGTCCTGGTGGCGGCGTGCTTCCTCACCGCCGGTGCCGCCGTGCAGTTCTACCTGCTCGCCGTCGTCATCGGCTTCGTGCTCGGCGGCACCCAGGCGCTGTCCCGGTCGCTGTTCAGCCAGCTGATCCCGGCCGGCAAGGAGGCCGAGTACTTCGGCTTCTACACGATCTCCGACCGCGGGACGAGCTGGCTGGGCACGTTCCTGTTCGCGCTGACCTTCCAGCTGACCGACTCCTACCGCTACGCCATCATCAGCCTGGTCGTCTTCTTCGTCGTGGGCGGTGTCCTGCTGGCGAAGCTCGACCTGCGGCAGGCGATCGTCGAGGCCGGCAACACCCCTCCGGAGCGCCTGTGA
- a CDS encoding lysophospholipid acyltransferase family protein, whose protein sequence is MTLRDWRPPAPPLPPGLADQLQPGDPDWFARELAIAAAPHWWFWGFVLRWFGWVPGVFGRIEVTGSIPPKLREGPLLLAVNHIGDFDTFVIGVALHRAGVRPRFLVKSGIMTVPVVGPLLERCGGIRVERGTDLAPHALRVTQVALAHGGHVVAYPEGRIGLTPDGWPERGRTGLARMALAAGVPVVPVSQWGAHEVLQYRTDWGKVRTLLSAVRRRPALRVHLGPPVFFEDLAPGRLGDAHRARTRIAAALTRGLAPLRAGEPADRIAFPDATRPATAVAAFPGGVVPDDIP, encoded by the coding sequence ATGACGCTGCGCGACTGGCGGCCGCCCGCTCCCCCGCTGCCACCCGGGCTCGCCGACCAGCTGCAGCCCGGTGACCCCGACTGGTTCGCCCGCGAGCTGGCCATCGCCGCGGCGCCGCACTGGTGGTTCTGGGGGTTCGTGCTCCGCTGGTTCGGCTGGGTGCCGGGCGTCTTCGGCCGCATCGAGGTCACCGGCAGCATCCCGCCGAAGCTGCGCGAGGGGCCCCTGCTGCTGGCGGTCAACCACATCGGCGACTTCGACACCTTCGTGATCGGCGTCGCGCTGCACCGCGCCGGGGTGCGGCCGCGGTTCCTGGTCAAGAGCGGGATCATGACCGTCCCGGTCGTCGGCCCGCTGCTGGAGCGCTGCGGCGGCATCCGGGTGGAGCGCGGCACCGACCTGGCCCCGCATGCGCTGCGGGTCACCCAGGTGGCGCTGGCCCACGGCGGGCACGTCGTCGCCTACCCGGAGGGCCGGATCGGGCTGACCCCGGACGGCTGGCCTGAGCGCGGCCGCACCGGGTTGGCCCGGATGGCGCTGGCCGCCGGCGTCCCGGTGGTGCCGGTCAGCCAGTGGGGCGCCCACGAGGTGCTGCAGTACCGCACCGACTGGGGGAAGGTGCGCACCCTGCTCAGCGCCGTCCGGCGGCGGCCCGCGCTGCGGGTGCACCTGGGACCACCGGTGTTCTTCGAGGACCTGGCGCCCGGCCGGCTCGGCGACGCCCACCGGGCCCGCACCCGGATCGCCGCCGCGCTGACCCGCGGGCTGGCGCCGCTGCGGGCCGGGGAGCCGGCCGACCGGATCGCCTTCCCCGACGCCACCCGCCCGGCCACCGCGGTCGCCGCCTTCCCGGGCGGCGTCGTCCCGGACGACATCCCGTGA
- a CDS encoding glycerophosphodiester phosphodiesterase gives MPGPRYAFLDGPTPVAMAHRGGAIEHLENTMPAFEACVALGYRYLETDVRVTVDGELVVFHDPTLDRVTDRSGRVESLPWREVRTALIGGREPIMRLEDLLGAWPDVRFNLDIKAAGVLAPLVRLVRRLQVEDRICLGSFSDARIAAARRLFGPDVCTSLGPRGVAALRLSSYSPRAAGLVRIQAGCAQVPLQLGGRPLVDERFIDAAHARSLQVHVWTVDTEAAATEMLDLGVDGVMTDRPSMLRDLLVSRGQWTGA, from the coding sequence GTGCCGGGCCCGCGCTACGCCTTCCTCGACGGGCCGACCCCGGTGGCGATGGCGCACCGCGGGGGCGCCATCGAGCACCTGGAGAACACCATGCCGGCGTTCGAGGCGTGCGTGGCGCTGGGCTACCGCTACCTGGAGACCGACGTCCGGGTCACCGTCGACGGCGAGCTGGTGGTCTTCCACGACCCGACGCTGGACCGGGTCACCGACCGCAGCGGCCGGGTCGAGTCGCTGCCCTGGCGGGAGGTGCGGACGGCGCTGATCGGCGGCCGCGAGCCGATCATGCGGCTGGAGGACCTGCTCGGCGCCTGGCCCGACGTCCGGTTCAACCTCGACATCAAGGCCGCCGGCGTCCTCGCGCCGCTGGTGCGGCTGGTGCGCCGGCTGCAGGTGGAGGACCGGATCTGCCTCGGCTCGTTCTCCGACGCCCGGATCGCGGCCGCCCGCCGGTTGTTCGGCCCCGACGTCTGCACCTCGCTGGGCCCGCGGGGGGTCGCGGCGCTGCGGCTGTCCTCCTACTCGCCGCGCGCGGCCGGGCTGGTGCGCATCCAGGCCGGTTGCGCGCAGGTACCGCTGCAGCTCGGTGGCCGGCCGCTGGTCGACGAGCGGTTCATCGACGCGGCCCACGCCCGCAGCCTGCAGGTGCACGTCTGGACCGTCGACACCGAGGCCGCGGCCACCGAGATGCTCGACCTGGGCGTCGACGGCGTGATGACCGACCGCCCGTCCATGCTCCGCGACCTGCTCGTCTCCCGGGGTCAGTGGACCGGCGCATGA
- a CDS encoding SRPBCC family protein, whose protein sequence is MVDVLHRVGVRTPTPERVYEALTTVEGLVGWWTAEVRGSTEVGAVLEFRFPPVGGFDMEVLEATPGKRVTWRVVDGPAEWVGTTVDWELRQDGDWTVVLFTHAGWREPVEFMHHCSTKWATFLLSLKSLVETGRGAPAPRDVQVSDWH, encoded by the coding sequence ATGGTGGACGTCCTGCACCGGGTCGGGGTCCGGACCCCGACGCCGGAGCGCGTGTACGAGGCGCTGACGACGGTCGAGGGCCTGGTCGGCTGGTGGACCGCCGAGGTCCGGGGGAGCACCGAGGTGGGCGCCGTCCTGGAGTTCCGGTTCCCGCCGGTCGGCGGCTTCGACATGGAGGTGCTCGAGGCGACGCCGGGCAAGCGGGTGACCTGGCGGGTCGTCGACGGCCCGGCGGAGTGGGTGGGGACGACGGTCGACTGGGAGCTGCGCCAGGACGGCGACTGGACGGTCGTGCTGTTCACCCACGCGGGCTGGCGCGAGCCGGTGGAGTTCATGCACCACTGCAGCACCAAGTGGGCGACGTTCCTGCTCAGCCTGAAGTCGCTGGTCGAGACGGGTCGTGGCGCGCCCGCGCCGCGGGACGTGCAGGTCAGCGACTGGCACTGA
- a CDS encoding VOC family protein translates to MRSRTTGMWWGAAIEAPDPGALARFYAQLLDWPIGHEEPGTTVLAAPEGSVFVVFQQADDYRPPVWPPVAGEQRPMVHLDFQVGDLDSAVEDAVALGAMLADHQPQPDVRVLLDPAGHPFCLVRDDG, encoded by the coding sequence ATGCGATCCCGGACGACGGGCATGTGGTGGGGAGCGGCGATCGAGGCGCCCGACCCCGGCGCGCTCGCCCGCTTCTACGCCCAGCTGCTGGACTGGCCGATCGGTCACGAGGAGCCGGGGACGACGGTCCTGGCCGCTCCGGAGGGCTCGGTGTTCGTCGTGTTCCAGCAGGCGGACGACTACCGGCCGCCGGTGTGGCCGCCGGTGGCGGGAGAGCAGCGGCCGATGGTGCACCTGGACTTCCAGGTCGGTGACCTGGACTCCGCCGTCGAGGACGCGGTGGCGCTGGGCGCCATGCTCGCCGACCACCAGCCGCAGCCGGACGTCCGGGTGCTGCTCGACCCGGCCGGGCACCCGTTCTGCCTGGTGCGCGACGACGGGTGA
- a CDS encoding DinB family protein, with product MAEFADADLRGSRFSRVDLSGSRFAEVVLTGAVLRGVELVDVEIDGYLQHLVVNGVDVVPLVEAELDRRDPDRALLRPTDPAGFRAAWDVVERRWAATVERARRLDPAQLHESVDGEWSFVETLRHLVYATDAWVRRAVQGDPAPWHPWGLPADGLPGDPGASRDPAVRPSLDEVLAVRRERMAGVRALVDGLTAESLAADTEPVAASGGWPPPVSHRVADCLRVVLDEEWEHRRFAERDLTVLESRPQ from the coding sequence ATGGCCGAGTTCGCCGACGCCGACCTGCGCGGCTCCCGCTTCTCCCGCGTCGACCTCTCGGGCAGCCGGTTCGCCGAGGTGGTGCTCACCGGCGCGGTGCTCCGCGGCGTCGAGCTCGTCGACGTCGAGATCGACGGGTACCTGCAGCACCTGGTCGTGAACGGGGTGGACGTCGTCCCGCTGGTCGAGGCGGAGCTCGACCGCCGGGACCCCGACCGGGCGCTGCTGCGCCCCACCGACCCGGCCGGCTTCCGCGCGGCCTGGGACGTCGTCGAGCGCCGGTGGGCGGCCACGGTCGAGCGGGCCCGCCGGCTCGACCCCGCGCAGCTGCACGAGTCGGTGGACGGCGAGTGGTCGTTCGTCGAGACCCTGCGGCACCTGGTGTACGCCACCGACGCCTGGGTGCGGCGAGCCGTGCAGGGCGACCCCGCGCCGTGGCACCCGTGGGGCCTGCCGGCGGACGGCCTGCCCGGCGACCCGGGCGCCTCCCGCGACCCGGCGGTCCGGCCGTCGCTGGACGAGGTGCTCGCCGTGCGGCGGGAGCGGATGGCCGGCGTCCGCGCGCTCGTCGACGGCCTGACCGCGGAGTCGCTGGCCGCGGACACCGAGCCGGTGGCCGCCTCGGGGGGCTGGCCGCCGCCGGTCAGCCACCGGGTCGCCGACTGCCTGCGGGTGGTGCTGGACGAGGAGTGGGAGCACCGGCGGTTCGCCGAGCGCGACCTGACCGTGCTGGAGTCGCGTCCGCAGTGA